The following nucleotide sequence is from Methylocella sp..
GCGTCGAGCATCGTATTCAGAACATCGACGAAAGGCACGTCGGCGATGACGCCGGCGAAAAGCTCGGGCGCGAGATTGACCGCCGCGCCCATCAACATGCCGCCGGCGCTGGCGCCCTGAATGACGATGCGTCCTGGCTGCGTAAAACCTTTTTCAATCAGGCAGCGGGCGGCCGCGATGAAATCCGAAAATGTATTCGGCTTATGCTCAAGTTTTCCCTCCGTGTACCAGCGCCAGCCTTTTTCGGTCCCGCCGCGCACATGGGCGATCGCATAGATGAAACCGCGATCGACGAGAGAGAGCCGCGTCGTGCTGAACGAGGCGGAGGTCGGGCTGCCATAGGCGCCGTAGCCGTAAAGCAGAACCGGCGCTGAGCCATCGAGGGCGAGATCGCGGCGGTAAAGAATCGAAACGGGGACTTCTTCGCCATCCGGGGCCTTTGCGAACAACCGACTGGTGACGTAAGCGGCGGCCTCATGTCCCGAAGGGATGGTTTGGCGCTTGCGGAGGCGGCGCGCGCGGGTCGCGAGATCATAATCGTAGGTCTCGCGCGGCGTCGTCATCGAAGAATAGGTGAAGCGGAGCAGGCGCGAATTATATTGAAGCCGTTCGCTGACGCCGAGAGAATAGGCTTCTTCGGCAAAGGCGATCGCGTGTTCTTCGCCCGTCTCGAAACTTCGGACAATGATGCGCGGTAGTCCGGCCTCGCGCTCCAGCCGCACGAGATAATCGGGAAACAACGAGACAGCGATAATCATGCGGCCGAGTCTATGCGCGACTTCATCGACCCAGAACGCCTTGCCAGGCGTTGCGAGCGGCGGCGCGACGATCTTGAAGTCTTCCGCTCCGTCGGCGTTGGTTTTAATGTAGAGCCGGTCGCCGCGATGTTCGACTTCATAACGGATCCCCGGCGCGCGCGCTTCGATCAAGCCCGGCTTGGCCTCGGGATCGCTAAGGTCGAGGAGATGGCATTCGGATGAATCATGATCGCTGACGCTGATGATGGCGTAGGCGCCCGATTGGCTGCGACTGACATGAAGAAACCAGCGCGAGTCGCGTTCTTCAAAAACGAGGACGTCGGTTGCTGGATCAGAGCCGATCTCATGCCGGAAAATTGCGCTGGGGCGATGATTCCCGTCGATCCGCACATAATAGAATTGCTTCGAATCGGCAGTCCAAACGAGGCCGCCGTCAGTATGCGCAATCACATCCGCGCCGTCTTTGCCCGAAAGGAGATCGCGAACGCTAATTGAATGAAGTTCTGAGCCGTTCTCGTCCGAGCTCCAGCCGAGCTTGGCGTGATCTGGAGAGTGACGCGCCTCGGCAATCTCGAAAAAGCTTTTGCCCGATGCCTCTTTGTCGCCGTCGAGCAAAATTTCCTCGCCCGAGCCGTCGAGCTGCGAGCGGCAGAAGATCGGATGCTGGCCGCCCTCCATGTGCCGCGCGTAATAAAGATATCCGCCGTCCGGGAAGGGAACCTCGGCGTCGTCTTCCTTGATTCGCCCGCGCATTTCCTTGACGAGAGCTTTGCGTAACTGCGCTTCCGGCTTCAGAATTTGCTCGGCGAAATCATTTTCGGCCTCGATCACGGCGCGAATGGGCGCGGGGAGGGCGTCGGGGTCGCGCAGAGCCTCCTGCCAATTCGCGGCTTTCAGCCACGCATATTCGTCCCTGAGCGTCACGCCATGCGCAATTTTTGTCTCCAGGCGTTTCTCGATAGCCGGCGGCGGCGCCGAAAGCGTTTGCGCGCGCTCGCTCATTGCGCCGGCATCGGCGAGCGCCTTCATTGGTTTGCCTTGCATAAACTTTCCTTGAGGTAGAGTTCATTTAATCGCCCAGCGGCAAACACATGAATAGAGCGCTGGCGCCGTCTGATCCTAACCGGGTTCGGCGAAAGCTCGCGCCGCGCCATGATTGCTAATTACTCTCAGGCGTTAGCTTCGCGCGCCATCCGGCGTTGGTCGTCGCAATCTTGTTCAACTTGTCATAGTTCGCTCTTATTCGGACAAAATATTGAAGCGCTGTTTGATCGGCAAGCCGCATTTGCATTTTGCCGCAGGCTGCTTAGGTATTCGTCAATTGTGACAAGCGGCGCGGCGCCAGCGGGCGTCAATCCTTGACGCAGCCTTAATTACCACTACGTTGATTTGAGCCGAGCAGGAGCATTTAGCGTTTTTTTGCTTGTAACGAATAAAGTGTGCTCATAGCTACTTGCGGATGCAAAGTTTTGGTCTTAGAAAAGGAAAATGTTCTTAAAAGTCGATTCGAGACGGTCGCTTAAAAGAACTTTTGTTTGATAGGGTCTTGTCACCTTATGCGGAAACTACGATGTCGCTATTTTGGTCCGCATTCCCACGGTGACGCCTTCTACTCGGGATATTAAGCGCCATGAGCGAGACGTCGGGTTCCAACAGTTACATAGAATTGGCTGCTGACATTGTGTCAGCCTATGTCAGCAACAATTCGGTGCCGGCCAGCGATCTACCTTCGCTCATCAGCGAAGTCCATTCGGCATTGCTGCGCGTCACCTCGGGAGTCGTCGCGCCGACGGTCGAGGCGCCGAAACCCGCCGTTCCCGCCAAGAAATCAGTCACTAATGACTTCCTGGTTTGCCTCGAAGACGGACGGAAATTCAAGTCATTGAAGCGGCATCTGCGCACCCAATACAACATGTCTCCGGATGAATACCGCGAGAAATGGGGTCTTGCGCCGGATTATCCGATGGTTGCGCCAAATTACGCAAAGGCGCGCTCAAATCTGGCCAAGCAAATGGGTCTTGGGCAGCAACGCCGGCTTCTGCGCTAAAAAAAGCCATTCGATCAGAGCGCTGGGTAGGGTTGCGCTGCCTCCCAGCGCGATCGCTTTAACATTCGACAAATCTGGGGAAAGTCGCTTGGCGCGCTTCGCACCGGGCGCGGCGGCGTTTCAGCTGACGGCAGCGAGCGCCATGCGTGCGTCGCTTTTGATCCGCTCGACCATCGAACGCACGCCGTTGCTGCGCTGAGGCGTCAGATGCGCCGAAAGGCCCAGCTTCTGAAACAAGTCTTGCGCATCGGTGGCGAGGATTTTTGGCGCCGTCTGACCCGAATAGAGCGCCAGCACCAGCGCTATCAGGCCGCGCACAATATGCGCGTCGCTGTCGCCCTTCATCGTCAATACGGGCGCGCCCGAGGCGTCGGGCGCTATACGAGTCTCGAGCCAGACCTGACTAGCGCATCCGCGAACTTTATTCACATCATTGTGCGCCGCCTCGTCGAGAGACTCCAGCGTGCGGCCGAGTTCGATCAGATAGCGATAACGATCGTCCCAATCGTCGAGATAGGTAAAGTTCTCAATGATTTCGTCGATGTTCATAGCGATCCGAGCCGCGATAGAAGTGATCTTTCTCTATATAGGCAAGATATGTGCGAGGCGAGCGGGATCTATCTAGAGCCGCCGCCCATCACGGCAGTTTTTTCGCATTAATGCATCGCCGCCGCAGTCGTCGCCGGGGCCTTGGCTTTGACCTCAGGCCGCTTCTCCGCGCCGATTTGGCTGATTCTGGTCGCCGCCTCGAGGCAAGCGACCGGCGCGTCGGCGCAGGCCTTCTCGCCTTGGGCGCGGGCTTGTTCGAGCGATTTTCCAAGAAACTCGCGCGCGGTTGACCAAACCGCAGCCGGAGAGGCGAGCTTTGGATCGGCGTCTTGCTCCCAGTCGATCGAGGCGAACACGATGGTGAGCCAGAAGGCGCAGCGAATAAGAAACCACATCGATCGACCTCCCTGTGGCGGAGATCTGCTTGTAAGCGCGCTTTATTAAAATCCGCACAAAGCGAGCGGCTAAAACGGCCTTGCTCGCAATAGCTTTGGGTCCAAGCGTCCAAGCCGAAATGGCAAGAGTTTCTATACCATAGCTTGAGTTTACTGGGCCTCTTTCAGGCAAATCGCGTTTTTTCGCGTTGCGGCGCATCTTCAGCGTGCGGGCTTAGTGCGAACTTAACACGCGGATGGCAGGCTTGCCCCGGACCGCCGCCGAGGGGCAGCGGCGCAGCACGGAGTGGATTTTGGGTTATTCTCTGAGCCTCAAGGGCCAGATCGCCACTTTGGTCTATCCGGGCGCTTTAGGCTCCCCGGGTGAGCGGGCTTTGCAGGAAAACTTCATTCTGCGCCGGCTGGCGACTTCGCTGGCCGTCGCCGCGGCCGCCCCTATCTATCTGGCGACGCATGGCCCGCCGACGCTGCTCGATGCGCTGGTCTTCGTCTGGCTGATCCTGCCGCTTGGCGCCATCGCTTTGCTCTCCGCCACTGGCGACCTCGTTCGAGCCGAAGCGATGTCGACCTTCAGCCTGATCGCCGCGAGTCTGACGGCGGCGATCAGCGGCGGCGATCATGCCGCGCTCGCCTGGTTGATTCTCGCGCCGCTCGACAGCCTTTTTTCGCTCAACGCCATTCTCATCTGCGTTAGTGGCGGCCTCGCCGCGCTCGCCGTTCTGATCCTCTTCGCCATCGAGGCGCTGGGATTTTCAAAATCCTTCCCAAACGTCGCCGAGGCGAGCGTTTTTCTCGTTCCAGCCATCCTCTACGCCACCTTCATGGCGGTCGGCTTCGCGCGGCTGCAAACGAGACGTTCAAAGGCCGAACAGCTTCAAGCCGAACGCTTCACCGCTCTCACGGAGGCGATCGACGATCTGGTCGTCACGCATGACCGCTCCGGCGCGGCGACCTCCGTCAGCCGCAATTGCCAGAACCTGTTCGGTTTGCCGCCCAGCGAATTAATGGGCCGCGGCTTCTTTGAACATGTTCATATCGCCGACCGACCCACGTTCTTGAAAGCGATTGCGGAGGCCTGCCTTGGCTTGACGACGGTCGAGGCGACCTTGCGTCTGCGAACCTCCGCCGTCATCGAGCGCGGCGCCTACGCCGAGCCAGTGTTTGTCTGGCTCCGCATGCGGGCGCGACGATGCGACGAGCCGCGCCCGCTGCAGCAAGGTGGCAGGCCTGGAGAAGGCGCCATCGCCGTTTTTCGGGACGTTACAGAGGCGAAGCGGGGTAGGGACGAATTGCGATTGGCCCGCGCCGACGCCGAGGAAGCGGGCCTCTCCAAAGATCATTTCCTCGCCAATATGAGCCATGAACTGCGTACGCCGCTGAATGCGATCATCGGCTTTTCCGAATTCCTCGCCGATGCGCAATTGGCCCCGCGGGATCGCGACAAGCAGCGCGAATATGCGCAGATCATCCTGCAATCGGGACAGCATCTGCTCGCCATGGTCAATTCGATCCTCGATCTTTCCAAGATCCAATCCGGTTCGTTCGACCTTTCGCCGGCGCCGTTCTCCGTCGGTCCGCTCATTGATCTTTGCTGCGACATGGTCAAACTCGACGCCGGCGAGCGCGGCATCGAGCTTGCGCGCGTTTGCCCCAATGGACTGGAGGAGGTCATCGGCGACAAGCGCGCTTGCAAACAGATCCTGATAAATCTCATCTCGAATGCGGTGAAGTTCACGCCCGCGCGGGGGACGGTGACGGTTAGCGCGAAGCCGGAAGGAAACTCGCTTCTGATCTTCGTGGCCGATACGGGGAGCGGGATCAACGCGCAGGATCTCGCCCGTCTCGGCAATCCATTTTTCCAGGCCAAAGCATCGCTCGATCGGCCGTTTGAAGGCACAGGGCTTGGCCTGTCGATCGTGCGAGGTCTCGTCGGACTCCACGGCGGATCGATCACCGTGGCGAGCGAGCCGGACCAAGGGACATGCGTCCTCGTGCGCCTGCCGCTCGATTGCCGTTCCGCCATCAATAAAGGGCAGTCGTCCGCGAGGATCGATACGATTGGCCGCTACCGCCGCGGCGACGAACAATATGAGGTTTTCCAACAAATGACGGTGAAGAAAATTGCGTGAAGCCCTGGCTGCCGCCGATCATGATTACATTCTGGCTGAACCGGCCGCGAGGCCGAAGCGGACTCGCAGCAAAGCGCCAACAACGAAGCGGCGCGGCTCCGGCCGGCGGAAGGTTCAGACGCAGCGCTACTTGGCCGTCATCGCCAGCGCGCTTTGCGTTGCAGCGATCGCCGGAATTGCGATCAACGCCCTCACCTTGCAAAAGAGGCATCATCCGGCGCCGCTCTTTGCGCGCCGCGCGCCGGCGTCGGCATTGAACGAGCCGGCTGTGGTCGAGTCGCTTCCGGCGCCTCTTCCGGTCCCCGCGCCAAGACCGCAACCCAGCGCGGCGGCGGCTCCTCAGCCAAATGAGAGTTTGCCGGAAAAGGCGCATCTTGAGCCGCCAGTCGAAAAGCCCGCGAACGGGCATCCGCGTCAAGCATCCGGCGCGCAAAGCGCGGAGGCGGTCGAAGCCAGGCCCCTGGATCCAATTTCACAATTGCTGCAGGCGAATGCGCATGAGCCGCAGGGCGCCTCGGCGCGCCCGAGCGCAACGGTGCTCGCGGCGCAACGAGCGCTGGTCAAATTGGGGTTTGTCCTGAAGGCCGATGGAGTCGCCGGGGCGACCACGCGGCAAGCGATCGAGCGCTATGAGCGGGATCACGGACGCCCGGCCCATGGCGAACTCACGCCGGCATTGCTGCGGCAGCTGAGCGCCGATGCGGGCATCCCGATCAACTAGGGGATGAGCTTGGCCAGCGCGAAGTTAAGGCGACGCTGTCCAATCTCCGTCCGTATCTCATCCGAGCCCTACCGCGTTTTATCGTCCAATCCGACCTCTTCCATGTCGGCGTCGCTGATCGTCGCTTTGATGTGGTGGACGATTCTGGGACTTCCGGCTGGCCGTCCGGCGTTCGCCCCGGCTCCAAATCGCGCCTCGACGAGATCATAGAGCAAGCGCGCCGCTTGAATCTCGCCTCCCTCGGGCCGGCCGGACTTTGCCGCCGGAGCCCAGCCGTAGACGTCGAAATGCGCCCAGCTCTGCGCCTTTTCGACAAAGCGGCGCAGGAACAAAGCCGCCGTGATCGAGCCGGCGAAGGGACCGCCGCCGACGTTATTGACGTCGGCGATCTTGCTGTCGAGCATCTTGTCATAGGCGTCCCAAAGCGGCATCCGCCAGACAGGATCCTGACTCGCGGCGCTAAAGCGGGCGATGTCGGCCGCAAGGTCATCGTCCATCGTGTAGAAGGGCGGCAGATCCGGGCCGAGCGCCACCCGCGCCGCGCCCGTCAAGGTGGCGAAATCGATGAGGAGTTCAGGGGCTTCCTCATCCGCAAGCGCCAGAGCGTCGGCGAGAATCAGCCGCCCCTCGGCGTCGGTATTGCCGATTTCGACGGAAAGACCCTTCCGGCTTGGAAAAATATCGCCCGGCCGGAAAGCGTTGGCGGAGATCGCATTTTCGACGATCGGCAACAGCACGCGTAGGCGCACCGGCAGATCGGCCTCCATGATCATCGAGGCGAGCGCCAGAGCCGTTGCCGCGCCGCCCATGTCTTTTTTCATGAGAAGCATGCCAGCCGACGGCTTGATGTCCAATCCGCCCGAATCAAAGCAAACCCCTTTGCCGACAAGGGTTAGTTTGGGATGGCTTGGGTCGCCCCAACTGAAATCAACGAGCCTTGGAACCTCCGCTGCGGCGCGCCCAACTGCATGGATCAGCGGCAGGTCGGCCTCCAGCAATTCATCGCCGCGCACAACCAACACATGCGCATTGAATTGCGTTGCGAGGCTCAAGGCCGCTTCCTCCAGCGCAGCGGGGCCGAGATCATTGGCGGGCGTGTTGATAAGATCGCGCCCGAGCGTCATGGCCTTGGCGATGCGCTCCAGGCGTTGAACGTCGACGCCATGCGGCGCGCAGAGTTGCGGCTGCTCGGATGAATCCATTTTGTAGCGGCTGAAGCGATAGGTCGACAGCAGCCACGATAGAGCGGCCAGCGTTGGATTATGCGGGCTGTTCGCGTAACGGTAGAGGCCGGGCGGAAGCGCCGTCGCCAGTTTGCCGGGCAGGAGAAGATCCTTTATGCGCGCGTCATCGGTCTCGATCCCGAACAGCGCCGCCAAAATGGCTCCTGTGGCGTCCGGCAGAATCTGGCTGCGGCCGGGAGTTGGCTCAAAGCCGCAGGCGTTGGCGAAAGCGGTGGCGGACGCTGGCAGTCCCGCCCGAATCTGCGGCCATGTCTTAGCCGTAACGAACCAGATCGGCGTGGCGTCGGCCGAAGGTTCACGAAGAAAAGACATTGGAAACTCCCGCGAAAAAAACGCAAATTGAAACGAGCGGCGGCGCCGGTCGCCACTCTCCACGGTTAGCGTTTCATGGCCCGCGGCGCAAAGCAAAAGCTCGTCTCGCCGCGTTCCGCTTCCGAAAGAGGATTTGAAGCCCGCTTACAACGAATCCTTGAGCAGGTCCGGGGGGAATAGGCTGCGGAAGCTAGGCTTAAGCAATTGTCAGGACGCTAGAAATTGTATCAACTTGGCGGTCCAAACCTTGACGGGTCCTCGGCCTCGAACGGAAAGGCAAGCGATGGTTTCGCGCATTGTGAAAGTTGAGCCTTTTGATCTCGTGGTGTTCGGCGGAACCGGCGATCTCGCATATCGGAAATTGTTTCCAGCCCTGTTCAGGCGATTCCTCGACGGACAGTTTTCCGAGCCGACGCGAATTATCGGCGCGGCGCGCCATGACTTTGACGCGGATACATTTCGCGGGACGATCGCCAAAGCGTTGCAGCAATTCTCGACCGAAGCGACCAAGGCCGAATCCGTCAATGCCTTTTTGGAGATGATCGATTACGTCAGCCTCGATATTGGCAGCGATGCCGGTTGGGATGTGTTGAGCCGGAAGTTCTCCGACAATTCCGCTCGCGTGCGGGCGTTCTACCTTGCGACCGCGCCTGACCGCTTCGGCCCAATCGCCGCGCAGGTCGCCGCGCATGCGTTGATTACGCCGGAATCGCGCATCATCGTCGAGAAGCCGATCGGCAAGGACGGCGCCTCCGCCGCGCGGATCAATGACGCGATCGGCGCGGTTTTCGCCGAGAGCCAGATTTACCGGATAGATCACTATCTCGGCAAAGAGACGGTGCAGAATTTGATGGCGTTGCGCTTCGCCAATGCTTTGTTTGAGCCGTTGTGGAACTCCGCTCACATTGATCATGTGGAGATCACGGTCGCCGAGACAATCGGCGTCGAGGGACGAGGCGCCTACTACGAAAGCGCTGGCGCATTGCGCGACATGGTGCAGAACCATTTGCTGCAGCTCCTGTGTCTCGTCGCCATGGAGCCGCCGGCCTCGCTCGATGCCGATGCTGTGCGCGACGAGAAGCTGAAGGTGCTGAAATCTCTCGCTCCCATTGACGCAAGCAATGCCGAGTCGCTCACCGTGCGCGGCCAGTATCGCGCCGGGGCCAGCGCCAGCGGGGCCGTGCCGGGCTATCCGGAAGATGTCGGCAATCCGAGCACGACCGTCGAGACTTTCGTTGCGATCAAGGCGACGATCGCTAACTGGCGCTGGGCCAACACGCCGTTCTATCTGCGCACAGGCAAGCGGTTGCCGAAAAGAGTTTCTGAGCTGATCGTCACTTTCCGTTCGATTCCGCATTCGATATTCAGCGGCGAGACGGGCAAAATTTCTCCGACGCGGTTAGTGGTTCGGCTGCAGCCGGATGAGGGCATCAAGCTGTGGCTGATGTTGAAAGAGCCGGGCGCTGGAGGGATGCGCATGCGCCATGTGCCGCTCGACATGGATTTCGCCGAGGCGTTCAAGATCTACGCGCCGGAAGCCTATGAGCGTTTGTTGATGGATGTCATTCGCGGCAATGCGACGCTGTTCATGCGGCGCGATGAAGTCGAAACCGCGTGGCGCTGGGTTGACCCAATCCGCGAGGCGTGGAACCAATCGCCGTTGGAGCCGCGTTTCTATCTCGCGGGCACATGGGGGCCGGCGACCGCGACCGCCCTCGTCGAGCGCGATGGAAGAAGCTGGTACGAGGAAACGAGCTGATCGTCGCCTCGGCGGATCTTTAACGACTGCAAGTTTTTTTATGGACGACTGCATGCGTTCTCTAATGTCGGAGGGCGCGCCTTGCGGCCTGATCACGGGCGCCAGGTTTCGAACATCGGGAGCGACCATGGTTCAGCAGACAATCGCCGACGTTACGGCGCGGATAGCCGAACGAAGCCGACCGACGCGCGAAGCCTATTTGTCGCGCATGGGGGCGATGCGGCTGAAGGGGCCGCGCCGCGGCGCGCTCGGATGCGCCAATCTCGCGCATGGCTTTGCGGCTTGCGGCGTCCACGATAAGCAAGAATTGCGCGCCGACATCGTTCCCAATCTGGCGATTGTCACCGCCTATAATGACATGCTCTCGGCGCATCAGCCTTATGAGGGCTTCCCGGCGATCATCAAGCAGGCCGCGCGGGATGTCGGCGGCGTCGCGCAGGTTGCGGGCGGCGTGCCGGCGATGTGCGATGGGGTCACGCAAGGCCGCGCCGGCATGGAGCTGTCGCTGTTCTCACGCGATGTGATCGCCCTCTCGGCCTCGATCGCCTTGTCGCATGATATGTTCGACGCCGCCGTATTTCTCGGCATTTGCGACAAGATCGTCCCCGGCCTTGTGATCGCCGCGCAGGCCTATGGGCATCTGCCCGCGGTCTTTGTTCCCGCAGGACCAATGCCCTCTGGGGTTTCCAATGACGCCAAGTCAAAACTGCGCCAGCTTTTTGCGGAGGGCAAAGCGTCTCGCGCGGAGTTGCTCGAAGTGGAGGCGGGCTCTTATCACGCGCCGGGGACCTGCACCTTTTACGGGACAGCGAATTCCAACCAGATGCTGATGGAGGCGATGGGCCTGCACTTGCCGGGCAGCTCTTTCGTCAATCCCAATACGCCGCTGCGCGACGCGCTTACCGCCGCTGCGGCAAAGCGCGCCTTGGCGATCACCGCCCTCGGCAATGATTACACGCCGACGTCGAAGATTCTCGACGAGCGCGCTTTCGTCAATGGCGTCGTCGCCTTGCATGCGACGGGCGGCTCGACCAATCACGTCATTCACCTGATCGCTATGGCCCGCGCGGGAGGCATAATCCTGACCTTGGAAGATTTCAGCGATCTTTCGAAAGTTGTTCCTCTGTTGACCCGAATCTATCCCAACGGCTCGGCCGACGTGAATCACTTCACCGCCGCCGGAGGCACGGGTTTTCTCATCGGGCAATTGCTGCAGGCGGGGCTCTTGCATCCCGACGCCGAGACCGTCACGGGCGCCCCGCTGGCCGACCATGCGAAGGAGCCCTATCTCGATGACGGGGAGCTCAAATTTCGCGACGCGCCGCCGCAAAGCCTCGATGAGTCCGTATTGCGTCCATTTAGCAAACCGTTCTCGGTCGATGGCGGCCTAAAAGTGCTTGGAGGCAATCTTGGCCGCGCCGTGATCAAGATCAGCGCGGTGGCCCCGGAGCGCCACGCGGTGCGTGCGCCGGCCCTGATTTTCCACGCGCAGGAAGAGGTTGAGGCCGCGTTCAAGGCGGGCGAACTCAATCGCGATTTTGTCGCGGTGGTGCGCTTTCAGGGCGTCAAGGCGATCGGCATGCCGGAATTGCACAAGCTGACGCCGATCCTGGCTTCGGTGATGGCGCATGGCCACAAGGTCGCGCTCGTCACCGATGGCCGCATGTCCGGCGCTTCCGGCAAAGTGCCGGCGGCGATTCACGTGACGCCGGAGGCGCAAGCGGGCGGTCCGATCGCCAAGCTGCGCAACGGCGACATGATCAGTCTCGATGCGGAGGCTGGAATCTTGACCGTGGAGATTTCGGAGGAAGAACTAAAAGGGCGTCCGCTGGAGACATGCGATCTCGAAGCCTTCGAATATGGCTATGGCCGTGAGCTGTTCCACATGTTTCGCGCTGTAGCGAGCGGTCCCGAGTTGGGCGCGAGCAGCATCAGTTAAAGCATGATCCCAAAAAGTTGGAGACTTTTCGGATGAGATCATGCGTCGAAATAGCGAAAGCATGATCCCGAAAAGTTGGAGACTTTTCGGATGAGATCATGCGCCGCAACTAAAAAAAACGGAGACTGAAATCTCCTCTAGATTATGGATATCGTTGCTGAAAGGCGCGGAGAGAATGCAATATCGACATACCGATGCGACCTTGGAACTTATGAATCGGGTGCCTGTAATTCCGGTGTTGCAAGTCGCCGACGCCGCTGATGCGATGGCGCAAGCCACGGCGCTGATCGCCGGCGGCCTTACAGTGCTCGAAGTTACGCTCCGCACGAAGGCTGCGCTGAAGGCCATCGACATGCTGGCGCGCGCATTTCCCGAGGCGCTCATCGGCGCCGGGACGGTCACGGAACCGGCGCATATTGAGGCGGCTATCGATGCTGGCGCCGCCTTTCTGGTTAGTCCCGGAATGACGCGGCGGCTTTTAGGACCGGCGCGGAAATCGCCCGTTCCTTTCCTGCCCGGCGTCGCCACCGCATCCGAAGCCATGACTCTCTACGAGCGCGGATTTCGCTGCCTGAAGTTTTTCCCAGCCGAGGCGGCGGGCGGAGCGAAATATCTGGCGTCCCTCGCTGGGCCATTGCCAGATCTCGTGTTTTGTCCGACTGGCGGGATCGATTCAGCTAAAGCCAAGATCTATCTCGAGCTTGGCAATGTAGCCTGCGTCGGCGGCTCCTGGATGGTCGCTCCGGCTCTTATAGCCGCTGGCGATTACGCCGGCGTTGAACGGCTAGCGAGGGAAGCCTCGGCGCTTTTGGCCCGCAGCTAGAGGTCGGACATGGCTAAAGGCAAGGAATTCGCCGTCCGGCAATCTATCGTTGAGGCCTGCCGCAGCATGACCCGACTTGGCGTCAATCAGGGTACGGCGGGCAATATTTCCTTGCGCTGGAATGATGGGCTTTTGATCACGCCGTCCGGCCTCCCTTATGATGAGATGAGCGCCGACGATATTGTGTTCATGAACATTGATGGCAGCTACGAGCATGAGCTGGCCGCATCGTCGGAATGGCGTTTCCATCGCGACATTCTGGCGACGCGCAAGGAAGTGAACGCCGTCGTTCACGCGCATCCGGTCTATTGCACGGCCTTCGCCATGTGCCGCATGGAAATTCCTGCGGCCCATTACATGATCGCGGCGGCGGGCGGTCCCACCATTCGTTGCGCGCGCTATGAAACCTATGGCACGCCCGAATTATCGGTTGCCGTATTGGAGGCGCTGAAGGATCGCGCCTGCGCGCTTCTCGCCAACCATGGAATGGTCGCGACCGGATCTGATCTGCGCGAGGCGCTCTGGCTCGCTGTCGAGCTCGAAACCTTGGCCAAACAATACGCGGTGGCGTTGCAAATCGGCGCGCCGCATCTGCTGAGCGATGACGAAATCGCCAAGACGGTCGAAAAATTCAAGGATTACGGAGTGCGGCGGGGGCGAACCGCCAAGAATCCATGACGGAAGCGCGGCGGATCGCCGCGCTTTTTTATGTGATCCATAAATTGCATCCCTGCCAAAAGCAGCCTTTCCAGACCGCCGCCCCGGCGAAAATGCAGAATTAACAACAGTTTTGCGGCATGATTATACATGAAATATCTGCTAAATTGCCATGGCAGCGCGCCGACGTGCCGTCCTGGTTGGCGTGATGTTTGCGTCAACCGATTTGTGCGACGCATTAACTCATTGTGCGGCGCAAACTGCGGGCGCAACCTTTGATGCTCATTCGTCAGCTTCGACTTTGGCGGTCTGAAATAGACTCAATAGGCGGCGGCGATCAACAGATGGAGATAAAGGAATCTAGCCGTGACCACACACGACGGGAAGGCCAAGTTTGGAATTATAATCGCTTTTGCCGCGCTTTTGGCGGCTCCGGCCGCGGCGCAAGATGGCATTACGCTGGAGCGCATCGGCGCCGTTCGCATCGCGTCGCAAGGAGCAGACGATGTCGCCGCCATTCTTTCGGCTCGCGACATACAGGCTGTGGCTCGACGCGATGCGAATGACGCTGCCGTCCCGATTGCGATCGTC
It contains:
- a CDS encoding leucyl aminopeptidase family protein is translated as MSFLREPSADATPIWFVTAKTWPQIRAGLPASATAFANACGFEPTPGRSQILPDATGAILAALFGIETDDARIKDLLLPGKLATALPPGLYRYANSPHNPTLAALSWLLSTYRFSRYKMDSSEQPQLCAPHGVDVQRLERIAKAMTLGRDLINTPANDLGPAALEEAALSLATQFNAHVLVVRGDELLEADLPLIHAVGRAAAEVPRLVDFSWGDPSHPKLTLVGKGVCFDSGGLDIKPSAGMLLMKKDMGGAATALALASMIMEADLPVRLRVLLPIVENAISANAFRPGDIFPSRKGLSVEIGNTDAEGRLILADALALADEEAPELLIDFATLTGAARVALGPDLPPFYTMDDDLAADIARFSAASQDPVWRMPLWDAYDKMLDSKIADVNNVGGGPFAGSITAALFLRRFVEKAQSWAHFDVYGWAPAAKSGRPEGGEIQAARLLYDLVEARFGAGANAGRPAGSPRIVHHIKATISDADMEEVGLDDKTR
- the edd gene encoding phosphogluconate dehydratase, translated to MVQQTIADVTARIAERSRPTREAYLSRMGAMRLKGPRRGALGCANLAHGFAACGVHDKQELRADIVPNLAIVTAYNDMLSAHQPYEGFPAIIKQAARDVGGVAQVAGGVPAMCDGVTQGRAGMELSLFSRDVIALSASIALSHDMFDAAVFLGICDKIVPGLVIAAQAYGHLPAVFVPAGPMPSGVSNDAKSKLRQLFAEGKASRAELLEVEAGSYHAPGTCTFYGTANSNQMLMEAMGLHLPGSSFVNPNTPLRDALTAAAAKRALAITALGNDYTPTSKILDERAFVNGVVALHATGGSTNHVIHLIAMARAGGIILTLEDFSDLSKVVPLLTRIYPNGSADVNHFTAAGGTGFLIGQLLQAGLLHPDAETVTGAPLADHAKEPYLDDGELKFRDAPPQSLDESVLRPFSKPFSVDGGLKVLGGNLGRAVIKISAVAPERHAVRAPALIFHAQEEVEAAFKAGELNRDFVAVVRFQGVKAIGMPELHKLTPILASVMAHGHKVALVTDGRMSGASGKVPAAIHVTPEAQAGGPIAKLRNGDMISLDAEAGILTVEISEEELKGRPLETCDLEAFEYGYGRELFHMFRAVASGPELGASSIS
- the zwf gene encoding glucose-6-phosphate dehydrogenase, coding for MVSRIVKVEPFDLVVFGGTGDLAYRKLFPALFRRFLDGQFSEPTRIIGAARHDFDADTFRGTIAKALQQFSTEATKAESVNAFLEMIDYVSLDIGSDAGWDVLSRKFSDNSARVRAFYLATAPDRFGPIAAQVAAHALITPESRIIVEKPIGKDGASAARINDAIGAVFAESQIYRIDHYLGKETVQNLMALRFANALFEPLWNSAHIDHVEITVAETIGVEGRGAYYESAGALRDMVQNHLLQLLCLVAMEPPASLDADAVRDEKLKVLKSLAPIDASNAESLTVRGQYRAGASASGAVPGYPEDVGNPSTTVETFVAIKATIANWRWANTPFYLRTGKRLPKRVSELIVTFRSIPHSIFSGETGKISPTRLVVRLQPDEGIKLWLMLKEPGAGGMRMRHVPLDMDFAEAFKIYAPEAYERLLMDVIRGNATLFMRRDEVETAWRWVDPIREAWNQSPLEPRFYLAGTWGPATATALVERDGRSWYEETS
- the eda gene encoding bifunctional 4-hydroxy-2-oxoglutarate aldolase/2-dehydro-3-deoxy-phosphogluconate aldolase, which translates into the protein MNRVPVIPVLQVADAADAMAQATALIAGGLTVLEVTLRTKAALKAIDMLARAFPEALIGAGTVTEPAHIEAAIDAGAAFLVSPGMTRRLLGPARKSPVPFLPGVATASEAMTLYERGFRCLKFFPAEAAGGAKYLASLAGPLPDLVFCPTGGIDSAKAKIYLELGNVACVGGSWMVAPALIAAGDYAGVERLAREASALLARS